In Deinococcus aestuarii, the genomic window CGGGCGCGTCCTCCCGATGATCGAGGTCGCCACGCCGGAGGGGATCGCCGGGGCCCTGCGCGCGATGGCCGCCCGCCCCGACCACCGGGACACGCTCCGGGAGCTGCAACTCCCCCTGCTCGTCCTCGTCGGCGAGAAGGACACCCTGACTCCGCCCGACATGGCACGGGAGATCGCCGACCTCGGACACGGCGAACTCGGGGTCATCCCCGGCGCGGCCCATCTCTCCAACCTCGACGCGCCGGAGGCCTTTAACGCGGCGCTGCTGGACTTCCTGCGGTAGGGGTCATGTCCTCCGCACCCAGCCGGGCGTACAGGGCGAGGTACTGCCGCGCCGGGCCGTCCCAACGGAAGTCGAGGGCCATCCCGCGCGCCATCCGTTCCTGCCACCCCCCGGGGTCGTCGAAGGCGGCGCGGGCCTCCCCGCAGGCCGTCGCCAGCGCCTCCGGGGTCGCCGCTCCGAACCGGAACCCCACGTCGTGGGGCACGGTGTCCGCCAATCCGCCCGTCTCCCGGACGACGGGCAGGGTGGCGTAACGCATGGAGATCATCTGCGACAGGCCGCACGGCTCGAAGCGGCTGGGCATGGCGAAGGCGTCGGCGCCCGCGTAGATGCGGTGGGCCAGCGACTCGTTCATCCCCTGCGCGAAGGCGACGCGCGGGTGCAGCGCCCAACCCTGGAGCGCGGCGGTGAGGAGTGGGTCGCCCCCGCCCAGCACGACCACGTTCCAGTCCTTCACGAGGTCGGGCAGCGCCTCGATCAGCAGGTCCATCCCCTTCTGGTCGGCGAGGCGGCTCACCGTGCCCAGGATCGGGAGGTCGTCCAGCCGGAACTCCGCCCGCAGCGCCTCGGTGTTCGCTTTCTTCGCCGCCGGGTCCGCGTAGGGGAGGATGTCGGGATCGGTGCGCGGGTCCCACCGCTCCTGGTCGAGCCCGTTGATGATGCCGCTCAGCCTCCCCTCCAGCGTCAGGCGCACGAGCAGGCCGTCGAGCCCCTCGCCGTACCCCGGGGTGGTGATCTCCTGCGCGTAGGTGGGGCTCACGGTCGTCACGTGGTCGGCAAAGGTCAGGCCCGCCTTCATCAGGTTGAGGTCGCCGTAGAACTCCACCCCGTCCGCCCCGAAGGCCGAGTCGGGCAGCCCCGTCCACCACCGTGCCTCCGCCAGGTTCCAGCGCCCCTGGTACTGGAGGTTGTGGATGGTGAAGGCCGTGCGCCAGCCCGTCAGGTGCGCGTGCGCGACGACCAGCCCCGCCTGCCAGTCGTGGCCGTGCAGCACGTCGGGCGTGACCTCCAGCGCCTGCAAGACGGGCAACGCGGCCCGCCCGAAGGCGCAAAACCGCCACACGTCGTCCGGGTGGTACATCCCGGGCCGCTCGAACTCGGCGAGCCCCACGAAGAGGAAGCGCACGTCCCCCTCCCTCAGCTCGCCGACCCGCACCGCACCCACGCCGGGCACCTCGCCCCGCCACACCTCGTTCGGCTCGCCGCTCAGGCTCGCGTACCACGGCGACACGACCGTCACTTCTGCCCCCAGCCTCGCCTGGACGGCGGGCAGCGCCGCCAGCACGTCCCCCAGCCCGCCCGTCCGCGAGAACGGGAACACTTCCGACCCCACATGTACGACCCGCATGCTGGGCATCCTACCCGCCCCGGCGCCCGACCTGGCCGGTTTGACAAGCTCCGAGGAGCACTGGTACACTTCCTCTCGCTCGTAAGGGCGCCCCTGAGCCCTGGGCTCTTAGCTCAACGGTCAGAGCAGTCGGCTCATAACCGATTGGTTGCCGGTTCAAATCCGGCAGGGCCCACCAACACGGCAGGCGGCACGGGCGGTTAGCTCAGCGGTAGAGCATTCGCTTCACACGCGAAGGGTCGTAGGTTCAAATCCTATACCGCCCACCAAGAAAACCCCGGCTCAGCCGGGGTTCTTCCTTTTGTTCCTGGGGCTCATCCTTCGCCACGACAGACAACTGACAGACAACCGGGCCGTATGCAGGACTCCATGCAGGCTGGACACAGGAGGGGGGCGCTCCTGCCGGCCCGGCCACAGCGCCCGCCGCAGCTGCTCGACGGCCGCCCGGCGCCTGGCTGGGAGCATCCTCGACACGTTGAGTAGCTTCCAGCGCACGGCGGGCAGCTCCTCACCTGCTTTTGCCCGGGGCATTCCCCAGCGTAAGGCTCGAAACTTCGGGGTGTCGTTCTTCGGCGAACTGACCTGATCGCCACTCCCACGGCCTGGTCAATGGAGTGGGCCAGCCAGCAGGCCCCGGGCATCGCCCCTACACTGGGGGCGTGACCACCCTCGCCGTTCCCAGCGTGCTCGACCAGCTCAAGGCGCTCTCCCACGAGATTCGCTATGACCTGATCCGGCACCTCGCCGGAGGCGAACGCTGTGTCTGCGACCTCGAAGCCCTGCTGGGGCTCCCGCAGTCCAGGGTCTCCTATCACCTGGGCATCCTGCGCGAGGCCAACCTGGTCGCCGCCGAGCAGCGCGGCAAGAACACCTACTACCTGCTCTGCCAGGATCAACTCTTTCGGTTGGGTGGCGCCCTCCTGACCGACATTTTCCCGGTCTCTCCCCACTCGATGCATCAAACAAAATCGATATGCTAGGGGCGTGACGCGCGTCCTGATCCTCTGCACCCACAACTCGGCCCGCTCGCAGATGGCCGAGGCCCTGACCCGCGCGGCGGCAGAGCGTGTGGGGTTGGACCTCGATGTGCATTCCGCTGGGACCGAGGCCACCCGGGTCAAGGACGAGGCGAAGACCGTCATGGGGGAGATCGGGCTGAGCCTCGACGGGCACATCAGCAAGACGCTCTGGGACGTGCCGGACCCGCAGAACTTCGACTACGTGATCACCGTCTGCGACTCGGCCGCCAAAGCCTGCCCCGCCTACCCGGGCCGGACCCACCGGCTGCACTACCCCTTCACCGACCCGAGCGGTGGGAGCCTGGACCGCTGGCGGGCGGTGCGCGACCAACTGGGGGTTCAGTTCGGGGCCTTCGTGCAGGCGCTGGGGGAAGGACAGCCTGTGCCCGCCAGCTACGAGGACAGCCCTGCCGTCCCCGTCGCCTGACGTGACGACGCCCCTTCCGCATGCCCTCGTGGCCGAGGCAGTGGGCACCTTCGCGCTGGTGTTCTTCGGGCCGGGTGCGGCGGTGGTACAGGCGCAGACGGGCGCGCTCGGGCACCTGGGCGTGGCCGCCGTGTTCGGGCTGACCGTCGCGGCGGTGATCGCCGCCTTCGCCCCGATCAGCGGGGCGCACATCAACCCGGCGGCTACCCTCGCCCTGACGCTGGCGGGCCGTTTCCCACCCGGCAGGGCGTTGCCCTACGTCGCGGCCCAACTGCTCGGCGCGGTCGCGGCGGCGTTCCTGCTGCTGGCGCTGTTCGGCAGGGAAGGCAACCTCGGGGTCACGCTCCCGGCCGGAAGCGTGGGCCAGGCGTTCACCCTCGAAGTCGTGCTGACCTTCTTCCTGCTGCTGGTCGCCCTGCGCTCCGGGCTGCCCTGGGTGGTGGGGGGGGTCGTCGCCCTGGAGGCGGCGATGGGCGGCCCGATCACCGGGGCGAGCATGAATCCCGCCCGCAGTTTCGGCCCGGCCCTGGCGAGCGGCCTCTGGACCGCCCACTGGCTGTACTGGGTGGCCCCCCTGCTCGGCGCCGCGCTGGCGGTGGCCGTCGATGCCCTGCTGCGCCCGGCCGAACCCGTCGAACCAGAGCCCCGTCTCGCCCGGGAGTTCGTGCTCGAGCAAGAAACTCCCTGAGAACGGAGTCACGCCAGCAGGGCGCGGAAATGAACGCCAGGCCGCCTGCAGTTTTCCCCGCCGGGCCGAGTCCAGGAAGGGCCGTGAGCGACCATGCGCGAGTACGAGTAAGGGCGACGGCACCCACCGTCCCCCCTCTGCCGCTTGACACGAGCTTAACAGCGTCCCCCTAGCCTGCGCGTATGCGAATGACCCTCCTGACCCTGCTGGCCCTGGGCGCCCTGCCCGCTCCAGCCCTCGCCCAGATGGACCACGGCACCATGCACACGACTGCCCCCGCGACTGGCATGAGCCAATCGATGGACCTGAGCGCCCTGAATGCCCTCACCGGCAAGGCCTTCGACCGCGCCTTCCTCTCCATGATGATCCCGCACCACCAGGCCGCCGTCGCCATGAGCCAGGCCGTGCTCGGCACCAGGGACCCCAGGGTGAAGGCCTGGGCGACGGCCATCATTAAGGACCAGAACCGCGAGATCGTCCAGATGAACACCCTGCTGAAGAGCTACGGCGGCACCGACCGCCGGATGCAGGCGAGCATGAAGTCCATGATGGGTGACATGGCGAGCAGCGTGAAAAATGCCAGCAACAAGGACCGGGCCTTCGTGCAGGGCATGATTCCCCACCACGCTTCTGCCATCGATATGGCGAACCTCGCCCTCCAGAAATCGCAGAACCTCGCCGTGCTCAAGCTCGCCCGCGACATCACCCGCGCCCAGGCGGTCGAAATCTACGAGTTCAAGGCTTACCTGCTGCGCTGAGCCCCGAAGCTTTCCTGCCCCACCTCTTCGGTGGGGCCGCTTGCTGACCCGGAGACCCGATGCCCCACGTCCTGATCGTGGACGACGATCCCGCCATCCTCGAAATCCTGCGCGCCTACCTCACGGCCGAGGGACACACCGTCCTGGAGGCGGGGGACGGCGTGCAGGCCCGCGCCCTGCTGCCCCGCGCCGATCTCGCCATTCTCGACTGGATGCTGCCCGGCGTCTCCGGCCTGGAACTGGCCCGCGAAGCCCGGGCGGCCCGCCTCGACCTGCCCATCCTGATGCTCACCGCCCGGGGGGAGGAGGAGGACAAGCTGCGCGGCCTGGACACCGGCCTCGACGACTACGTGGTCAAACCCTTCAGCCCGCGCGAGGTCGTGGCCCGGGTGCGGGCCCTGTTGCGCCGGGTGGGGGTCCGGGAGACCGTCACCAGTGGGGGCCTGCACCTCGACCTGCGCGCCCGGACCGCGACCCTCGACGGTCAGCCCCTGGACCTCTCCAAGCTGGAGTACGACCTGCTGGCCGCGCTCGCCTCGCATCCCGGCCTGGCCTGGACCCGGGAGCGGCTGCTCGAACGGGTCTGGGGCCAGGACTTTCCGGGCACCGAGCGGGTGGTGGACGTGCACGTCACCGGCCTGCGCAAGAAGCTCGGCGACGACGCCGAGCGACCGCGCTTCATCGAGACGGTGCGCGGGGTCGGCTACCGTTTCAGGACCGATGCTTGAGGAGGCCCCGTGAAGCTCTACCCCCGCCTGTTCCTGTCGCACCTGCTGGTCATCCTGATCGCCGTGGGGGCGATGCTGGTCCTGACCGAACTGCTGGCCCCCGCCTTTGTGCGCCACCACGTCGAGCAGATGGTGCGGGTGATCGGCCCGGACGGGGCGAGCCTGCGCCCCGACCTGGAACGGGGGATGCGCCGCACCCTTAACTCCGCCCTGCTCGTGTCTCTCCCCCTCGCGCTGCTGGTGGCTGCCCTGACGGCCCTGCTCTCGGCGCGGCGGGTCGTCCGCAGCGTGACTCTGCTGCGCGACGGCAGCCACGCCATCGCAGCGGGGGAGTACCGGCGGCGCCTACCCGAGGAGGGACGTGACGAGCTGACCGACCTCGCGCGGCACTTCAACCGGATGGCCGGGGCACTGGAGCGGGTCGAGCAGGGCCGAATAGAACTCATCTCGAACGTGGCCCACGAACTGCGCACTCCCCTCGCCGCCCTGCGGGGATACGCCGAGGCCCTGAGAGACCGGGTACTGGCCCCCGAGGTGGCCTCGGACGCCATCGTGCGGGAGACGGCGGCGATGGAACGGCTGGTGCGGGACCTCAGCCTGGTTTCCCGGGTCGAGGCGGGGGCCGTGGAGTTGCACCCGACGGACTTCCGACCGGGGGAGTTGCTGAGGGCGGCGCTGGAGCGATTCGAGGGGGCTGCCCAGGACCGGGGCGTGCACCTGACCCTGCACGCGGACGACCCCCTCCCACGCGTCACGGCGGACTTCGAGCGGGCCTCGCAGGTCTTGGCGAACCTGCTCTCCAACGCCCTGCGGCACACGCCGAGCGGCGGGTACGTCACGCTCGCAGCCCACGCGGCGGACGGTCGGGTGACCTTCGAGGTGCGGGACACCGGGGGCGGTATTCCCGAAGAACACCTGGGCCGCATCTTCGAGCGCTTCTACCGGGTGGACCCGGCGCGGACCCGGGGTGAGGGGAGCGGCGTAGGCCTCACCATTGCCAAAGGCCTGGTCGAGCGCATGGGTGGCATGCTCACCGTCACGTCCGGTCCAGGGGGCAGCACGTTCGGGTTCACGTTGCTGGCCGCCCACACGGGGAGCACTTAAGGTCTTCCCGCTCTTCACCGGGGATCGAACCCCACGCCCGGCGAGGGTCGGACAAACGCCGCCCCGAAGGGCGGCGTTCTGTGGCCCCTTACGTCACTGCGGGTGCGTGCGCAGCCAGTCCCGGAAGTCGTGCATCTCGTCGGTCTGGGTCATGATGATGCGCTGGGCGAGGCTGAGCACATGGTCGGTCTGCCCGTTCTGAAGGGCGATGTTCGCCATGTCGTTCGCCGAGCCGTGGTGCGGAACCATCATCTCCAGAAACACCCGGTCGGGGCTCTGGGACTGCGCCATCATCCGGGTCATCATTGGCGTCATGCCCGACATGGCCTGGCGCATCCGGTTCTGCCGTGCCGTGTCCACCCCACCCAGGCGGCGCAACTCGGTCTGCATCTCGGTGATCTCCTTCTGCTGATCGTCGATGATGCTCTGCGCCCAGGCCCGGACCAGGGGATCGCGCAGCCGGGGCAGGGCGGCGCGGCTCATGTCGATGGCGCTCTGATGGTGGGGGATCATCATGGAGAAGAACGCCCGGTCGAAGGCCGTGCCCGAGAGGCGGCGCAGATCCTCCATCACCGGCTGCATCTGGGCGTGCATGTCCATGTTCATCTGCATGGACATGCTGCCTCCCTGGCTGCCGCCCGCCTGAGCGGAAACGACGGGGAGGGCGGTCAGGGCGAGGGTCAGGATCAGCCCCTTCATGCGCTCATGCTCCCCAGGAGTTGCTGGCACGCCTGCTCACAGCGGCGGCAGGACTCGGCGCACACCGCGCAGTGCTGCATGTTCATGTCACGGGCGTGCATCTCGCACTCGTTCCCACAAGCCTGGCAGGCCGCCAGGCACGCCTGAAGCTGGGCACGCAGGACATTCTGGTCGGGCTGGGTGAGGCGAGAGAGGACCCGCCCGGTCGTCCCACAAATGTCGGCGCAGTCCAGGTTGAGGCGGATGCAGTGGACGAGGTGCATCAGGTGGCCCTGCTCACCCAGGCAGGCGTCAGCACACGAGGTACAGATGTTCTCGCACTCGAAGCAGGCGTCGATGCAGTCGGCGAGCGCGCCCTGGTCGAACACGCTGGCGGGGTTGGGGTGGGTTTGCAGCATCCGGGCCGTGTTCTGCGGCATGACGAAGCCTCCTTGAGAACGGGCGGCGAAAGGGGCGGACCCGCGGCGAGAGCGGTGGGTCAGAGGTGATGCCCGGTCAGCGTAGGCAGGCGTGTGTTCAGCTTGTGTAAAGCCCAGGCGACCCTCAAGACGGGCTCAAGGATGAGGCACGGACCGCTCCGCTTCCAGCAGCATGGCCGCCGAAGTGAAGCCACGGAGGTGACGAGACAACAGATCGTAGCCTCCGTTCTTCCACCTATGCGCTTTAACGGATATAAGAATAGGGATGCGGCACCACCCCCTGACCTTCCCGCCGGACGCCGCCGACCTGGCCCACGTCACCGGCCTGTTCCAGGCGCTCGCCGACCCCACCCGTCTCACCCTGCTGCTCGCCCTGCGCGACGGGGAGCGGACCGTCACCGACCTGGGGGACGCCCTGGGACAGCCGCAGAGTACGGTGAGCCGTCACCTGGCGACCCTGCGTCACGCGCGGCTGGTACGGACCCGGCGTGACGGCCCCCGGGTGTACTACCGTCTAGCCGACGCCCACCTCACCGGGCTCCTCACCCAGGCCTTCAGCCACGCCCAGCACGAGCGGCTCGGCCTGCCCGACCACTCCGGCGTCGAGATAGT contains:
- a CDS encoding DUF305 domain-containing protein: MKGLILTLALTALPVVSAQAGGSQGGSMSMQMNMDMHAQMQPVMEDLRRLSGTAFDRAFFSMMIPHHQSAIDMSRAALPRLRDPLVRAWAQSIIDDQQKEITEMQTELRRLGGVDTARQNRMRQAMSGMTPMMTRMMAQSQSPDRVFLEMMVPHHGSANDMANIALQNGQTDHVLSLAQRIIMTQTDEMHDFRDWLRTHPQ
- a CDS encoding MIP/aquaporin family protein → MTTPLPHALVAEAVGTFALVFFGPGAAVVQAQTGALGHLGVAAVFGLTVAAVIAAFAPISGAHINPAATLALTLAGRFPPGRALPYVAAQLLGAVAAAFLLLALFGREGNLGVTLPAGSVGQAFTLEVVLTFFLLLVALRSGLPWVVGGVVALEAAMGGPITGASMNPARSFGPALASGLWTAHWLYWVAPLLGAALAVAVDALLRPAEPVEPEPRLAREFVLEQETP
- a CDS encoding sensor histidine kinase translates to MKLYPRLFLSHLLVILIAVGAMLVLTELLAPAFVRHHVEQMVRVIGPDGASLRPDLERGMRRTLNSALLVSLPLALLVAALTALLSARRVVRSVTLLRDGSHAIAAGEYRRRLPEEGRDELTDLARHFNRMAGALERVEQGRIELISNVAHELRTPLAALRGYAEALRDRVLAPEVASDAIVRETAAMERLVRDLSLVSRVEAGAVELHPTDFRPGELLRAALERFEGAAQDRGVHLTLHADDPLPRVTADFERASQVLANLLSNALRHTPSGGYVTLAAHAADGRVTFEVRDTGGGIPEEHLGRIFERFYRVDPARTRGEGSGVGLTIAKGLVERMGGMLTVTSGPGGSTFGFTLLAAHTGST
- a CDS encoding arsenate reductase ArsC, with product MTRVLILCTHNSARSQMAEALTRAAAERVGLDLDVHSAGTEATRVKDEAKTVMGEIGLSLDGHISKTLWDVPDPQNFDYVITVCDSAAKACPAYPGRTHRLHYPFTDPSGGSLDRWRAVRDQLGVQFGAFVQALGEGQPVPASYEDSPAVPVA
- a CDS encoding winged helix-turn-helix domain-containing protein encodes the protein MPHVLIVDDDPAILEILRAYLTAEGHTVLEAGDGVQARALLPRADLAILDWMLPGVSGLELAREARAARLDLPILMLTARGEEEDKLRGLDTGLDDYVVKPFSPREVVARVRALLRRVGVRETVTSGGLHLDLRARTATLDGQPLDLSKLEYDLLAALASHPGLAWTRERLLERVWGQDFPGTERVVDVHVTGLRKKLGDDAERPRFIETVRGVGYRFRTDA
- a CDS encoding DUF305 domain-containing protein translates to MRMTLLTLLALGALPAPALAQMDHGTMHTTAPATGMSQSMDLSALNALTGKAFDRAFLSMMIPHHQAAVAMSQAVLGTRDPRVKAWATAIIKDQNREIVQMNTLLKSYGGTDRRMQASMKSMMGDMASSVKNASNKDRAFVQGMIPHHASAIDMANLALQKSQNLAVLKLARDITRAQAVEIYEFKAYLLR
- a CDS encoding ArsR/SmtB family transcription factor, which codes for MRHHPLTFPPDAADLAHVTGLFQALADPTRLTLLLALRDGERTVTDLGDALGQPQSTVSRHLATLRHARLVRTRRDGPRVYYRLADAHLTGLLTQAFSHAQHERLGLPDHSGVEIVKGDAE
- a CDS encoding glycogen synthase; translated protein: MRVVHVGSEVFPFSRTGGLGDVLAALPAVQARLGAEVTVVSPWYASLSGEPNEVWRGEVPGVGAVRVGELREGDVRFLFVGLAEFERPGMYHPDDVWRFCAFGRAALPVLQALEVTPDVLHGHDWQAGLVVAHAHLTGWRTAFTIHNLQYQGRWNLAEARWWTGLPDSAFGADGVEFYGDLNLMKAGLTFADHVTTVSPTYAQEITTPGYGEGLDGLLVRLTLEGRLSGIINGLDQERWDPRTDPDILPYADPAAKKANTEALRAEFRLDDLPILGTVSRLADQKGMDLLIEALPDLVKDWNVVVLGGGDPLLTAALQGWALHPRVAFAQGMNESLAHRIYAGADAFAMPSRFEPCGLSQMISMRYATLPVVRETGGLADTVPHDVGFRFGAATPEALATACGEARAAFDDPGGWQERMARGMALDFRWDGPARQYLALYARLGAEDMTPTAGSPAAPR
- a CDS encoding ArsR/SmtB family transcription factor, producing MTTLAVPSVLDQLKALSHEIRYDLIRHLAGGERCVCDLEALLGLPQSRVSYHLGILREANLVAAEQRGKNTYYLLCQDQLFRLGGALLTDIFPVSPHSMHQTKSIC
- a CDS encoding four-helix bundle copper-binding protein, producing MPQNTARMLQTHPNPASVFDQGALADCIDACFECENICTSCADACLGEQGHLMHLVHCIRLNLDCADICGTTGRVLSRLTQPDQNVLRAQLQACLAACQACGNECEMHARDMNMQHCAVCAESCRRCEQACQQLLGSMSA